The Thermoclostridium stercorarium subsp. stercorarium DSM 8532 genome contains a region encoding:
- a CDS encoding HAD family hydrolase — MLKAVIFDMDGVLIDSEPIHFSIDKKLLSSLGLNVDERFLSRYVGVSNPEMLADVKKRFNLDYSIEKLLNIKNKLLLETLDEAPLRPIDGVKELVCDLVSHGVLLAVASSSPRAFIEAVIKKLDMQKYFQVVVSGEELEKSKPEPDIFLRAADLLGAEPGECVVIEDSSPGVEAAYRAGIRCIGFVNPNSGSQDLSKAFVTVDDMRKLNYEYICSICT; from the coding sequence ATGCTGAAAGCGGTTATTTTTGACATGGACGGTGTCCTGATTGACAGCGAGCCGATACATTTCAGTATTGACAAAAAGCTGCTGAGCAGTCTTGGCCTGAATGTTGATGAAAGATTTCTCAGCCGGTATGTGGGAGTGTCAAATCCCGAGATGCTTGCCGATGTAAAGAAAAGATTTAACCTTGATTACAGCATAGAGAAACTGTTGAATATAAAAAACAAATTACTGCTTGAGACGCTGGATGAAGCACCGCTTCGGCCGATTGACGGCGTAAAAGAACTGGTTTGTGACCTGGTTTCGCATGGTGTACTATTGGCAGTTGCCTCTTCATCGCCGAGGGCATTTATAGAGGCAGTCATAAAGAAGCTTGATATGCAGAAATATTTCCAGGTTGTCGTCAGCGGCGAGGAACTGGAAAAAAGCAAGCCTGAACCCGATATTTTTTTAAGAGCCGCGGATTTATTGGGAGCAGAGCCCGGAGAATGTGTTGTAATAGAGGACTCATCACCGGGAGTTGAGGCGGCATACAGGGCGGGCATCAGGTGTATCGGATTTGTCAACCCGAATTCAGGCAGCCAGGACCTGTCGAAAGCCTTTGTTACAGTGGACGATATGCGAAAACTGAATTACGAATATATATGCAGTATCTGCACATGA
- the pepT gene encoding peptidase T, producing the protein MDALVERFLKYVSFDTQSDENSDTCPSTQKQYEFGKYLVEELRQIGLKDAEIDRNGYVYATLNGNTEKKVPVIGFIAHMDTSPDMTGANVKPRIIENYDGGDIVLNSEKNIVLSVERFPNMLTVKGHDIIVTDGTTLLGADDKAGIAEIVTAAEYLIKHPEIKHGTIKIAFTPDEEIGRGVDHFDVKKFGAEFAYTVDGGIEGQIEYENFNAAYAKITVNGVNVHPGSAKNRMKNSILIAMELNSMLPAAETPSHTEGYEGFFHLNNIEGDVEKTSLYYIIRDHDMKRFSERKKLIGEIVDFINYKYGEGTVVLEMKDQYYNMKEKIEPVMHVVDLAKKAMEQSGVKPVVTPIRGGTDGARLSYMGIPTPNIFTGGQNYHGKFEFVSVNSMKKAVEVIIRIAELAAK; encoded by the coding sequence ATGGATGCTTTGGTGGAAAGGTTTTTAAAATATGTTTCTTTTGACACGCAGTCTGACGAAAACTCCGATACCTGTCCCAGTACCCAAAAGCAGTATGAGTTCGGGAAATACCTGGTGGAAGAGCTGCGCCAGATAGGTCTTAAGGATGCGGAAATCGATCGGAACGGGTACGTATACGCAACTCTGAATGGAAATACCGAAAAAAAAGTGCCGGTGATAGGTTTTATTGCCCATATGGATACAAGCCCTGACATGACGGGGGCAAATGTTAAACCACGTATTATTGAGAATTATGACGGCGGTGACATAGTGCTGAACAGTGAAAAGAATATTGTTCTGTCGGTGGAGCGATTCCCGAACATGCTCACCGTAAAGGGGCATGATATTATTGTTACTGACGGAACAACCCTTCTTGGTGCCGACGATAAGGCCGGAATTGCCGAAATAGTAACTGCTGCTGAATACCTGATAAAACATCCTGAAATTAAGCACGGTACAATAAAAATTGCCTTTACCCCTGATGAAGAGATAGGCAGGGGAGTGGATCATTTTGATGTGAAAAAGTTCGGCGCGGAATTTGCCTATACCGTTGACGGCGGTATTGAAGGCCAGATTGAGTATGAAAACTTTAATGCGGCATATGCAAAGATCACCGTGAACGGAGTAAATGTGCATCCGGGAAGTGCAAAAAACAGGATGAAAAATTCAATCCTCATAGCAATGGAGCTGAATTCCATGCTTCCCGCCGCCGAAACGCCGTCTCATACCGAAGGCTATGAAGGTTTCTTCCATCTGAACAATATCGAGGGTGACGTTGAAAAAACTTCATTGTATTATATTATCCGGGATCACGACATGAAAAGGTTCAGCGAAAGGAAGAAACTAATCGGGGAAATTGTGGACTTTATTAATTATAAATACGGTGAGGGTACGGTTGTTCTTGAAATGAAGGATCAGTATTACAACATGAAGGAAAAGATAGAACCCGTTATGCATGTTGTGGATTTGGCCAAAAAGGCAATGGAGCAATCCGGGGTTAAGCCGGTTGTAACTCCAATCAGGGGCGGTACAGACGGAGCAAGGCTTTCGTATATGGGCATCCCAACACCGAATATTTTTACAGGCGGACAGAATTATCACGGCAAGTTCGAATTTGTATCGGTTAATTCGATGAAGAAGGCCGTTGAAGTGATTATCAGAATAGCGGAACTTGCGGCAAAATGA